In Halopseudomonas xinjiangensis, a single genomic region encodes these proteins:
- a CDS encoding NAD(+) kinase: protein MEQFRNIGLIGRLGSGRVVDTLKRLRRFLVDSGHSVILEDSVADLLPGHQLQVCSRKMMGEICDLVIVVGGDGSLLGAARALCRYNVPVLGVNRGGLGFLTDISPDELESRVGEVLAGQYLVENRFLLDAFVRRGDEQLGTSEALNDVVLHPGKSARMIEFELYVDGQIVYSQKSDGLIVATPTGSTAYALSAGGPIMHPKLDAVVLVPMFPHTLSSRPIVVDGNSELKIIISKQSGIYPQVSCDGQVHIACAPGDSITIRKKPQKLRLLHPLDHNFYAICRSKLGWSSRLTE from the coding sequence ATGGAGCAATTCCGCAACATCGGACTGATCGGACGCCTCGGTAGCGGCCGCGTGGTCGACACGCTCAAGCGTCTGAGGCGGTTCCTGGTGGACAGCGGCCACAGCGTGATCCTCGAAGATTCGGTAGCGGACCTGCTTCCCGGCCATCAGCTGCAAGTCTGTTCACGCAAGATGATGGGCGAAATCTGCGATCTGGTGATCGTGGTCGGTGGGGACGGCAGCCTGTTGGGCGCCGCCCGTGCACTATGCCGTTACAACGTGCCGGTTCTCGGCGTGAACCGGGGCGGCCTGGGCTTTCTTACCGATATCTCGCCGGACGAGCTGGAAAGTCGCGTCGGGGAAGTCCTGGCGGGACAGTATCTGGTGGAAAATCGCTTCCTGCTGGACGCTTTCGTACGTCGCGGGGACGAGCAACTGGGTACCAGCGAGGCGCTCAACGACGTCGTGCTGCACCCCGGCAAATCGGCACGAATGATTGAATTCGAACTCTATGTCGACGGTCAGATCGTTTATAGCCAGAAGTCGGATGGATTGATCGTCGCCACGCCGACAGGATCGACCGCTTATGCATTGTCCGCCGGCGGTCCGATCATGCACCCCAAGCTGGACGCCGTGGTGCTGGTTCCGATGTTTCCACATACCTTGTCGAGCCGGCCGATCGTCGTCGACGGTAATAGCGAGCTGAAGATCATCATTTCCAAACAGAGTGGTATCTATCCGCAGGTCAGCTGCGATGGCCAGGTACATATCGCCTGTGCACCGGGCGACAGCATCACGATTCGCAAGAAGCCGCAGAAACTGCGACTGCTGCATCCCCTGGATCACAACTTCTACGCAATCTGCCGAAGCAAGCTGGGATGGTCCAGCCGCCTCACGGAGTAA
- a CDS encoding DUF1853 family protein, with protein MSVLDPLAGSVWRSDPEQRLYALRQLDNDPVRLAQLIGPSKDYRLGSYYERLWRAMLTIAPDIEVLAHNVAIRQAQRSVGELDLVIETADGAVTHLELAIKFYLGRADIGGSAGRSSQHAWWGPDPRDRLAIKINRLINHQLPMATRYSELLAGLPRIDRSCAWLQGCLFYPADSTMPAAEQAYVPPCRHTWRYRGELNDSSFEGWFALPHKKWLAPTADNFESVLDWDGTLSRGPVMLVRKASRDSCDVARMLIMPDGWPDLATPPKTVSADDSDRV; from the coding sequence TTGTCCGTACTGGATCCGCTCGCCGGCAGCGTCTGGCGCAGCGACCCGGAACAGCGGCTCTACGCTCTCCGACAGCTCGATAACGATCCAGTGCGACTGGCGCAGCTGATCGGACCGTCCAAAGATTATCGATTGGGCAGTTATTACGAGCGGCTCTGGCGCGCCATGCTGACCATCGCGCCGGATATCGAGGTGCTCGCACATAACGTGGCGATACGTCAGGCCCAACGCAGTGTCGGCGAACTCGACCTGGTCATAGAGACAGCTGACGGGGCGGTAACGCACCTGGAATTGGCGATCAAGTTCTACCTCGGACGCGCCGACATCGGCGGCTCTGCAGGGCGAAGCTCGCAGCACGCATGGTGGGGGCCGGACCCGCGGGATCGCCTGGCGATCAAGATCAATCGGTTGATCAATCACCAGTTGCCCATGGCGACTCGCTACTCGGAGCTGCTTGCCGGGCTGCCTCGTATCGACAGGTCCTGCGCGTGGCTGCAGGGGTGCTTGTTCTATCCTGCAGACTCAACGATGCCGGCCGCGGAGCAGGCGTATGTTCCGCCCTGTCGGCATACCTGGCGTTATCGAGGAGAGCTGAACGACAGTTCGTTCGAGGGGTGGTTTGCGCTGCCTCATAAAAAGTGGCTGGCGCCGACTGCGGACAATTTTGAGTCTGTCCTGGATTGGGATGGGACATTGTCCCGCGGCCCGGTGATGCTGGTGCGCAAGGCCAGCCGCGACTCATGCGACGTGGCACGCATGCTGATCATGCCTGACGGCTGGCCGGACCTTGCTACTCCACCGAAGACCGTGTCTGCAGACGACTCAGATCGCGTTTGA
- a CDS encoding MICOS complex subunit MIC60, which produces MNAAPKPLLTEAVMFFSERGIGKEMLYPEFEALLDGLMATPDFADETMEAVFLQINNRLQIRAAVFFTLDFDEDGYVNRLWNLPLRSIAEKAGRGPDMGGGPIRLVCLGFTNQTQYKPHLWKPGQRNGRSDLVWLKEAVRRNALGIVGEDEEARALLASERLQVAAEDAWYGGGNSIETVRLGSAEESEDAPEPEAVAAEVQQEREEFQRKAALYTRQIQSLQEQLRAMQSAHQAELERLREEHTDHLKVAQGELMDIKQELASQQKANAALKRDLSRLQTRSSVE; this is translated from the coding sequence ATGAACGCGGCACCCAAACCATTGCTGACCGAAGCAGTGATGTTCTTTTCCGAGCGCGGGATAGGCAAGGAGATGCTTTATCCCGAGTTCGAGGCCCTGCTCGATGGGTTGATGGCCACTCCCGACTTTGCTGACGAGACGATGGAAGCGGTCTTCCTGCAGATCAACAACCGCCTGCAAATTCGCGCCGCCGTGTTCTTCACCCTGGATTTCGACGAAGATGGTTACGTCAACCGGTTGTGGAATCTGCCGCTTCGGAGCATAGCCGAGAAGGCTGGACGTGGGCCCGATATGGGTGGCGGACCGATACGGCTCGTATGCCTCGGGTTCACCAATCAGACACAGTACAAGCCGCATCTATGGAAGCCGGGGCAGCGCAACGGGCGCTCCGATCTGGTCTGGCTCAAGGAAGCGGTGCGCCGCAACGCGCTGGGCATTGTCGGCGAAGATGAGGAGGCCAGAGCACTGCTGGCGTCCGAGCGGCTGCAGGTCGCCGCGGAGGACGCCTGGTACGGCGGTGGCAACTCGATCGAGACGGTGCGTCTGGGCTCAGCTGAGGAATCTGAAGATGCCCCCGAGCCGGAAGCTGTGGCCGCGGAAGTGCAGCAGGAGCGAGAGGAATTTCAGCGCAAGGCTGCCTTGTACACCCGGCAGATTCAATCGCTTCAGGAGCAGCTGCGTGCCATGCAGTCAGCGCACCAAGCCGAACTCGAACGGTTGCGCGAAGAGCACACCGATCACCTTAAAGTGGCGCAGGGCGAGCTGATGGACATCAAGCAGGAACTGGCGTCTCAACAGAAAGCCAATGCCGCGCTCAAACGCGATCTGAGTCGTCTGCAGACACGGTCTTCGGTGGAGTAG
- a CDS encoding NADPH-dependent 2,4-dienoyl-CoA reductase translates to MSTHSLYPNLLAPLDLGFTTLRNRTLMGSMHTGLEERENGFEKMAVYFAERARGGVGLIVTGGIGPNEEGSVGHGAAKMSTPEEAERHKVVTAAVHEAGGKICMQILHAGRYAYSPKQVSASAVKAPINPFTPKELDEAGIEKQIADFANCASLAQSAGYDGVEIMGSEGYFINQFLVAHVNKRTDSWGGSYENRMRLPVEIVRRVREAVGTNFIIIYRLSMLDLVESGSTWDEVVMLAKAVEKAGATLINTGIGWHEARIPTIATKVPRGAFTRVTAKLKGEVNIPLVTTNRINTPEVAERVLAEGEADMVSMARPFLADADFVNKAAEGRADEINTCIGCNQACLDHTFGGKLTSCLVNPRACHETELNYIPTTQVKKIAVVGAGPAGLSAATVAAERGHDVTLFDSADEIGGQFNVAKRIPGKEEFYETLRYFARMIEKHGVQLRLGQRVDVADLSAFDEVILATGIKPRTPEIPGVDHPMVISYLDAILGRKPVGQRVAVIGAGGIGFDVSELLTHQGENPSLNTELFWKEWGIDPALEARGGIAGVQPQPHAPAREVYLMQRKVTKVGDGLGKTTGWIHRTGLKNKQVKMLNAVQYLGIDEAGLHVRLGEAAEPQLLEVDTIVICAGQEPLRELEAGLQAAGKAVHLIGGADVAAELDAKRAINQGCRLAAAI, encoded by the coding sequence ATGAGCACCCACAGCCTGTACCCTAATCTTCTGGCCCCGCTCGATCTGGGCTTCACTACCCTGCGCAATCGCACCTTGATGGGCTCCATGCATACCGGCCTGGAAGAGCGCGAGAACGGCTTCGAAAAGATGGCCGTTTATTTCGCCGAGCGTGCCCGCGGCGGTGTCGGCCTGATCGTCACCGGCGGGATAGGCCCGAATGAAGAGGGCAGCGTAGGCCACGGTGCGGCGAAGATGAGCACGCCAGAGGAGGCCGAGCGACACAAGGTGGTAACCGCTGCGGTGCATGAAGCGGGCGGCAAGATCTGTATGCAGATTCTGCATGCCGGACGCTATGCCTACAGCCCCAAGCAGGTATCGGCCAGCGCAGTGAAAGCGCCGATCAATCCGTTCACGCCGAAAGAGCTGGACGAGGCGGGCATCGAGAAACAGATTGCCGACTTCGCAAACTGCGCCAGCCTGGCGCAAAGCGCCGGCTACGACGGCGTGGAGATCATGGGCTCGGAAGGTTACTTCATCAACCAGTTCCTGGTCGCCCACGTCAACAAGCGCACCGACAGCTGGGGAGGCAGTTACGAAAACCGCATGCGTCTGCCGGTGGAGATCGTCCGCCGCGTACGCGAGGCTGTCGGAACCAACTTCATCATCATTTATCGCCTGTCGATGCTGGATCTGGTCGAGAGCGGCAGCACCTGGGATGAAGTGGTAATGCTGGCCAAGGCCGTCGAGAAAGCCGGCGCTACGCTGATCAATACTGGTATCGGCTGGCACGAGGCGCGGATTCCTACCATTGCCACCAAAGTGCCGCGGGGAGCCTTCACCCGGGTAACCGCCAAGCTCAAGGGCGAGGTAAACATTCCGCTGGTAACCACCAACCGTATCAACACGCCGGAAGTGGCCGAGCGGGTATTGGCCGAAGGTGAGGCGGACATGGTCTCGATGGCCCGTCCGTTTCTCGCCGATGCGGACTTCGTCAACAAGGCTGCAGAAGGCCGCGCCGATGAGATCAATACCTGTATCGGTTGTAACCAGGCCTGCCTTGATCATACCTTCGGTGGCAAGCTGACCAGCTGCCTGGTTAACCCGCGCGCCTGTCACGAAACCGAACTCAACTACATTCCGACCACCCAGGTGAAGAAGATCGCCGTGGTCGGCGCCGGCCCGGCGGGTCTGTCCGCCGCCACCGTGGCTGCCGAGCGGGGCCATGACGTGACGCTGTTCGATTCCGCCGACGAGATCGGCGGCCAGTTCAACGTCGCCAAGCGCATCCCCGGCAAGGAAGAGTTCTACGAAACGCTGCGCTATTTCGCGCGCATGATCGAGAAACACGGCGTGCAGCTGCGCCTGGGCCAGCGCGTCGACGTCGCGGATCTGAGTGCCTTCGATGAAGTCATTCTGGCGACTGGCATCAAACCGCGCACGCCGGAGATTCCCGGCGTTGATCATCCCATGGTCATCAGCTATCTGGACGCCATCCTCGGTCGCAAGCCGGTTGGCCAGCGGGTCGCGGTGATCGGTGCCGGCGGGATCGGCTTCGACGTATCCGAACTCCTCACCCATCAGGGCGAGAATCCGAGCCTGAACACCGAGCTGTTCTGGAAGGAATGGGGAATTGATCCGGCGCTTGAGGCTCGCGGCGGCATTGCCGGGGTCCAGCCTCAGCCGCATGCGCCGGCTCGCGAGGTTTACCTGATGCAGCGCAAGGTGACCAAGGTTGGCGATGGCCTGGGCAAGACTACCGGGTGGATTCATCGCACCGGGTTGAAGAACAAGCAGGTGAAGATGCTCAATGCAGTGCAGTATCTGGGCATTGACGAAGCGGGCTTGCATGTTCGACTGGGCGAAGCGGCCGAACCGCAGCTGCTCGAGGTCGACACGATTGTCATCTGCGCCGGTCAGGAGCCGTTGCGCGAGCTGGAAGCGGGTCTGCAAGCGGCCGGCAAAGCGGTACACCTGATCGGCGGAGCAGATGTCGCAGCCGAACTCGATGCCAAGCGTGCCATCAACCAAGGTTGCCGCCTCGCTGCAGCGATCTGA